From the genome of Callithrix jacchus isolate 240 chromosome 7, calJac240_pri, whole genome shotgun sequence, one region includes:
- the GFI1 gene encoding zinc finger protein Gfi-1 isoform X1 produces the protein MPRSFLVKSKKAHSYHQPRSPGPDYSLRLENVPAPSQADSTSNAGGMKAEPGDRLSPESQLTEGPDRASASPDSCEGSVCERSSEFEDFWRPPSPSASPASEKSMCPSMDEAQPFPLPFKPYSWSGLAGSDLRHLVQSYRPCGALERGAGLGLFCESAPEPGHPATLYGPKRAADGVGAGAPGSCSAGAVAAAGPGLGLYSDFGSAAAGLYERPTAAAGLLYPERGHGLHADKGAGVKVESELLCTRLLLGGSSYKCIKCSKVFSTPHGLEVHVRRSHSGTRPFACEMCGKTFGHAVSLEQHKAVHSQERSFDCKICGKSFKRSSTLSTHLLIHSDTRPYPCQYCGKRFHQKSDMKKHTFIHTGEKPHKCQVCGKAFSQSSNLITHSRKHTGFKPFGCDLCGKGFQRKVDLRRHRETQHGLK, from the exons ATGCCACGCTCATTCCTCGTCAAGAGCAAGAAGGCGCACAGCTACCACCAGCCGCGCTCCCCAGGACCAGACTATTCCCTCCGTTTAGAAAATGTACCAGCACCCAGCCAAGCAG ATAGCACTTCAAATGCAGGTGGGATGAAGGCGGAGCCCGGGGACCGTTTGTCCCCTGAATCGCAGCTGACCGAAGGCCCAGACAGAGCCTCCGCATCCCCAGACAGCTGCGAGGGCAGCGTCTGTGAACGGAGCTCAGAGTTTGAGGACTTCTGGAGGCCCCCATCGCCCTCCGCGTCTCCAG CCTCGGAGAAGTCGATGTGCCCGTCAATGGACGAAGCCCAGCCCTTCCCCCTGCCTTTCAAACCATATTCATGGAGTGGCCTGGCGGGTTCTGATCTGCGGCACCTGGTGCAGAGCTACCGACCTTGCGGGGCCCTGGAACGTGGTGCCGGCCTGGGCCTCTTCTGTGAATCCGCCCCAGAGCCGGGCCACCCAGCCACGCTGTACGGCCCGAAGAGGGCAGCGGATGGCGTGGGGGCCGGGGCTCCAGGGAGCTGCAGCGCAGGGGCTGTTGCCGCCGCTGGCCCTGGCCTAGGGCTCTACAGCGACTTCGGGTCTGCGGCGGCCGGTTTGTATGAGCGGCCCACTGCAGCGGCGGGCTTGCTGTACCCTGAGCGTGGCCATGGGCTGCACGCGGACAAAGGCGCTGGCGTCAAGGTGGAGTCCGAGCTGCTCTGTACCCGGCTGCTGCTCGGCGGCAGCTCCTACAAGTGCATCAAGTGCAGCAAG GTGTTCTCCACGCCTCATGGGCTCGAGGTGCACGTGCGCAGGTCCCACAGCGGCACAAGACCCTTTGCCTGCGAGATGTGCGGCAAGACCTTTGGGCACGCGGTGAGCCTGGAGCAGCACAAAGCCGTGCACTCGCAG gaacGGAGCTTTGACTGTAAGATCTGTGGCAAAAGCTTCAAGAGGTCATCCACACTGTCCACACACCTGCTCATCCACTCAGACACCCGGCCCTACCCCTGTCAGTACTGTGGCAAGAGGTTCCACCAGAAATCAGACATGAAGAAACACACCTTCATCCACACTG GTGAGAAGCCCCACAAGTGCCAGGTGTGCGGCAAGGCATTCAGCCAGAGCTCCAACCTCATCACCCACAGCCGCAAACACACAGGCTTCAAGCCCTTTGGCTGCGACCTTTGTGGGAAGGGTTTCCAGAGGAAGGTGGACCTCCGGAGGCACCGGGAGACACAGCACGGGCTCAAATGA
- the GFI1 gene encoding zinc finger protein Gfi-1 isoform X2 produces MPRSFLVKSKKAHSYHQPRSPGPDYSLRLENVPAPSQADSTSNAGGMKAEPGDRLSPESQLTEGPDRASASPDSCEGSVCERSSEFEDFWRPPSPSASPASEKSMCPSMDEAQPFPLPFKPYSWSGLAGSDLRHLVQSYRPCGALERGAGLGLFCESAPEPGHPATLYGPKRAADGVGAGAPGSCSAGAVAAAGPGLGLYSDFGSAAAGLYERPTAAAGLLYPERGHGLHADKGAGVKVESELLCTRLLLGGSSYKCIKCSKERSFDCKICGKSFKRSSTLSTHLLIHSDTRPYPCQYCGKRFHQKSDMKKHTFIHTGEKPHKCQVCGKAFSQSSNLITHSRKHTGFKPFGCDLCGKGFQRKVDLRRHRETQHGLK; encoded by the exons ATGCCACGCTCATTCCTCGTCAAGAGCAAGAAGGCGCACAGCTACCACCAGCCGCGCTCCCCAGGACCAGACTATTCCCTCCGTTTAGAAAATGTACCAGCACCCAGCCAAGCAG ATAGCACTTCAAATGCAGGTGGGATGAAGGCGGAGCCCGGGGACCGTTTGTCCCCTGAATCGCAGCTGACCGAAGGCCCAGACAGAGCCTCCGCATCCCCAGACAGCTGCGAGGGCAGCGTCTGTGAACGGAGCTCAGAGTTTGAGGACTTCTGGAGGCCCCCATCGCCCTCCGCGTCTCCAG CCTCGGAGAAGTCGATGTGCCCGTCAATGGACGAAGCCCAGCCCTTCCCCCTGCCTTTCAAACCATATTCATGGAGTGGCCTGGCGGGTTCTGATCTGCGGCACCTGGTGCAGAGCTACCGACCTTGCGGGGCCCTGGAACGTGGTGCCGGCCTGGGCCTCTTCTGTGAATCCGCCCCAGAGCCGGGCCACCCAGCCACGCTGTACGGCCCGAAGAGGGCAGCGGATGGCGTGGGGGCCGGGGCTCCAGGGAGCTGCAGCGCAGGGGCTGTTGCCGCCGCTGGCCCTGGCCTAGGGCTCTACAGCGACTTCGGGTCTGCGGCGGCCGGTTTGTATGAGCGGCCCACTGCAGCGGCGGGCTTGCTGTACCCTGAGCGTGGCCATGGGCTGCACGCGGACAAAGGCGCTGGCGTCAAGGTGGAGTCCGAGCTGCTCTGTACCCGGCTGCTGCTCGGCGGCAGCTCCTACAAGTGCATCAAGTGCAGCAAG gaacGGAGCTTTGACTGTAAGATCTGTGGCAAAAGCTTCAAGAGGTCATCCACACTGTCCACACACCTGCTCATCCACTCAGACACCCGGCCCTACCCCTGTCAGTACTGTGGCAAGAGGTTCCACCAGAAATCAGACATGAAGAAACACACCTTCATCCACACTG GTGAGAAGCCCCACAAGTGCCAGGTGTGCGGCAAGGCATTCAGCCAGAGCTCCAACCTCATCACCCACAGCCGCAAACACACAGGCTTCAAGCCCTTTGGCTGCGACCTTTGTGGGAAGGGTTTCCAGAGGAAGGTGGACCTCCGGAGGCACCGGGAGACACAGCACGGGCTCAAATGA